The Hippoglossus stenolepis isolate QCI-W04-F060 chromosome 12, HSTE1.2, whole genome shotgun sequence genome segment TATGGATGTAGAGATTAATCATCTGATTCTAGAATTTTGTAGGATTATAAATGCATATATTTCCCTTTATTAGGAACTTCTGATCGATGTCATTGATAAATAATCAGTCAGTTCAAGTTTATGTCCTCGATGACCTTGAGTAACCTCTCATCACAGGTGAAGATAAAACCACTGAGGTCCCAGGTGAAGTGACGACTCGCACTCACTCCTCCCCCGCTGATTTCCCCGACCACGAGTACGCTCAGGCGTCCTCTCCTCCGCCCGGCacccctgcagcagaggaggtgcCTGCAGCACACAGCAGGAAGCAGCGCCACAGTCGTAGgaagaaagacacagacacagcgaCCGCACAATCATCAGAGATTCACCACGAGTGCTCACAGTGCGGGATGTTGTTTCCAAACTCAGAGCGACTCTCCGACCACCACAGGAAGTCTCACCCCGTGTGTTCAGTGTGCAGGGAGCAGTTCACTGGCATCCTGAAGTTACGTGAACACGAGCGCACAGAGCACGGGCTGCTGCCGTACACCTGCGACTTCTGTCCGAAGAGATTCAACCACAAAGCTCATCGCAACCTGCATGTGAAGGCGCGACACACGGGAGAGAAAAGCTGCCACTGCGACGTCTGCGGGAAGGGTTACTCCTGCGTCAGCGTGCTGAAGACGCACAGGATGACGCACTTCGACAAGACCTTTATCTGCGACATCTGCGGGAAGAGCTTCTATCACGCCTGCCACCTGACGCGCCACAAACTGGTGCACCAGGATGCGCGGCCGTATCAGTGCTCCACCTGCGGGAAGGGCTTCACCCAGGCCGCCAACCTGCGCAGCCACCAAGCGATCCACACAGGAGAGCGGCAGCTCTGCTCCATTTGCGGGAAGAGCTACCGCTGCCTGAAGAACCACGTCATCAGCAAACACTCGCATGAGCTGCCCGCCGACGAGCTGCTGGCCAGAGACACCATTATCACATGTGAGGTCTGCGGCAAGAAGTTCCCCAACCTCTCGCAGTTCAAAGTTCACCAGAGGAACCACACGGGGGAGAAACCGTTCCACTGTGACCTGTGTGGGAAGAGTTACCGTCTGAAGGAGCGGCTGAGGGaccacaggtacacacacagcGGCAAAAAGCCGTACAGCTGCTTGCTCTGCTCAAAGACCTTCAATATGGCGTCTAGCTTCCTGCGGCACCGCAGCATCCACAGTGGAGAGACGCCGCACAGCTGCCACGCCTGCGGCAAACACTTCcgcctcctcaccttcctcaaGGCTCATCTGCAGACCAAAGCTCACCTGAGACGCACTCAGCAGAGGCCTGCTCCTCTGACCAGCATGTTACATgaccaaaagtatgtggacactcAGACATAACAGTTATATGGGATTtaatcacagacatggaggcCACACCCCCACCTCCAACACCTCTGGATCAGGTTGGATGATCggacctctgaccttctccaTCACATCATGTCAAAACTGAGGTTTCAGCAGATAATTCACTGTTACATgatgaattgtgtgtgtttgtgtgtctgttgatcAAATCATCAGGTATTAACAGTCaaagtaatctgattacatcaggttaataaatacattttcttaaaaccTGAAAATTAACTGATGCGTCTTCATCactttatctttttattgtttttcaccTCTGCcgtttctttcatttcttttctgttgcttcagtttttcatatttttttgttgtagtttgtattttttggtaaatttacatttttctcaagaTTTAAAGATGAATCAATGACACAATGAGACAAAAATAGGTTAAAAGTTCATATTATATTTGGTGGTTGTAAGAATATTATTTTGCAGTtgattctgttttcttttagtttgaaagtcTGTTTCCTGTAGTCCATTACAGGCTGTAGTTCCAGAGCTTTCGACTGAAACAGTTCATCAGCTCATGAACGAGCTGTAAGTGGAGTTTGAGTCCAGATATTTGATGCCAACAGTTACAGGACCTCGAAAGCTGTGGAAAAGGTATGTGAGAGAACTCTGTtgatttatttacctttttttctcatctcttctttttcaagtttaaatttaaaacaggTTTGAATCTAAATCTAAACCAGTTCAAACTGATTCAATCTGCACGCCCTGGGCTGACCTACAGGGGGCAGCAGCCATCAGAACTTCCGATGTGTTATGATTAATGTGAGTTACAATAATTAATCtcatctttacatttttttaatctgacacttttctgctcctcagatttattttaagtCACAGCTTTACCACCACATGAATCTGTTTACGCCTGTTACATctgaaactgttttatttcaaacaccagattcacacattttgaatcagttacaaaataaaaaatctcaaAAACTAAACTCTAACAGAGTCTGTAGTTTCTCACGAGTCACTTGACATCAGAACCTCGTtattcacatttaaactcactgcGACACCAGAGagtttaaaacatgtaaactcATGAGgtggcaaaataaaacagacgcTGGTTCTGGTTCAgttttcacttgtttattttagtttaatctGGAACATTTCtgtacagtctgtgtgtgtgggggggggatgcaACCACGAAACCTCATCATGAAAAGTTAAATCTAATAATGAGTCACTGAGTCAGAAAGTTTCTAGGAACAGAAACAGTCTCATTTTGGCACCAAACTTCCTCCATAGTTCACCTGCGCTCACCTGAGGGGGTTACTGAGGACTCACTCTGGACCCAGAGGATCAACATGGCCGCTCACACCAGAGGGGCCCGGTTCTTCAGGAGCCTGCTGAGCCGCTGCAGGACCCCGGGACCCCCGGGACCCGCTCCGTCCTGGACCCCGGTCCTGCGCCTGTCCTCCCGGCCTCCTGTGCCGGCAGCGGGCACCTGGAGCTCCGGGCTGTCCCGCCTGTCTCACCCGGACCTGTACCGGCTCTCGGTCACGGACCCGGATCAGTTCTGGGGAGCCGCGGCCGACAGACTCCGCTGGATGGAGCCGTTCCACCGGGTCCAGGACTGCGACCTGAGCCGCGGGAGGATCCGCTGGTTCCTTGGAGGGAAGATCAACGTGTCCGGTGAGTCACCGATCACAGATCAATAAGGGATCGATAcgttttcccatcatgcacctggACGAGTTCGCCTCCGGATGAAGTGCAGCTGAAAGCTCCGGTCGGAGTGACGTCATACTGCATCAACATCATCTATACGTTTTAATGATCGATGGATCAGTTTGTAAATGATAAGAAATAAACGGTGAGATGTTGAGTTCactgtcagaaaaacaaacttatcatttcaatgtaaaaTGTCATTCTGTTTATATTGAACTCAAAATGAACGAGTCATTACTGCAGCTTCAGTAAATATAAAGCTATTTATGTTTAAACATTGAATTAATAATTCGTCAATATAAACCTTTGTTTAATTCTAAATTTAAACCAAATCACAGAAatgttcattatatttatttaaatgtcaattatatttcaaaagatggaaaatgaaaCGTTCAAACATCAAACTCGTGATGTGAAAAGTTTATTGTTTACAACGTATAaacatataatattataataaacctttatttgaatttatgaaATCACAACGTTAAGTATTTCACATTATGATGTCATAAATTCTTACAAGTGTGAAGTCATCGGAtcatgtaaaagtaaaatact includes the following:
- the LOC118119271 gene encoding zinc finger protein 136 isoform X4; protein product: MFLMCVSGDNVGGEQTYILVYGSAAVDSKCLLVSLQGGADAGGEDKTTEVPGEVTTRTHSSPADFPDHEYAQASSPPPGTPAAEEVPAAHSRKQRHSRRKKDTDTATAQSSEIHHECSQCGMLFPNSERLSDHHRKSHPVCSVCREQFTGILKLREHERTEHGLLPYTCDFCPKRFNHKAHRNLHVKARHTGEKSCHCDVCGKGYSCVSVLKTHRMTHFDKTFICDICGKSFYHACHLTRHKLVHQDARPYQCSTCGKGFTQAANLRSHQAIHTGERQLCSICGKSYRCLKNHVISKHSHELPADELLARDTIITCEVCGKKFPNLSQFKVHQRNHTGEKPFHCDLCGKSYRLKERLRDHRYTHSGKKPYSCLLCSKTFNMASSFLRHRSIHSGETPHSCHACGKHFRLLTFLKAHLQTKAHLRRTQQRPAPLTSMLHDQKYVDTQT
- the LOC118119271 gene encoding zinc finger protein 135 isoform X3, whose translation is MKVTTLVVNKPTSWFTGSVSESTQHSENQRRENNPELSTVSCSQSAAVDSKCLLVSLQGGADAGGEDKTTEVPGEVTTRTHSSPADFPDHEYAQASSPPPGTPAAEEVPAAHSRKQRHSRRKKDTDTATAQSSEIHHECSQCGMLFPNSERLSDHHRKSHPVCSVCREQFTGILKLREHERTEHGLLPYTCDFCPKRFNHKAHRNLHVKARHTGEKSCHCDVCGKGYSCVSVLKTHRMTHFDKTFICDICGKSFYHACHLTRHKLVHQDARPYQCSTCGKGFTQAANLRSHQAIHTGERQLCSICGKSYRCLKNHVISKHSHELPADELLARDTIITCEVCGKKFPNLSQFKVHQRNHTGEKPFHCDLCGKSYRLKERLRDHRYTHSGKKPYSCLLCSKTFNMASSFLRHRSIHSGETPHSCHACGKHFRLLTFLKAHLQTKAHLRRTQQRPAPLTSMLHDQKYVDTQT
- the LOC118119271 gene encoding oocyte zinc finger protein XlCOF6 isoform X1 gives rise to the protein MVDLITFKTQVKIIVNNLTQTLMAQIFTTAEKTTLNIQSPKAQEKLGTLVDALCVEAVEKILQIVEAAVEQQEETPGDRSDCPQSDVMKTQIHEGDNVGGEQTYILVYGSAAVDSKCLLVSLQGGADAGGEDKTTEVPGEVTTRTHSSPADFPDHEYAQASSPPPGTPAAEEVPAAHSRKQRHSRRKKDTDTATAQSSEIHHECSQCGMLFPNSERLSDHHRKSHPVCSVCREQFTGILKLREHERTEHGLLPYTCDFCPKRFNHKAHRNLHVKARHTGEKSCHCDVCGKGYSCVSVLKTHRMTHFDKTFICDICGKSFYHACHLTRHKLVHQDARPYQCSTCGKGFTQAANLRSHQAIHTGERQLCSICGKSYRCLKNHVISKHSHELPADELLARDTIITCEVCGKKFPNLSQFKVHQRNHTGEKPFHCDLCGKSYRLKERLRDHRYTHSGKKPYSCLLCSKTFNMASSFLRHRSIHSGETPHSCHACGKHFRLLTFLKAHLQTKAHLRRTQQRPAPLTSMLHDQKYVDTQT
- the LOC118119271 gene encoding zinc finger protein 135 isoform X2 — encoded protein: MVDLITFKTQVKIIVNNLTQTLMAQIFTTAEKTTLNIQSPKAQVTTLVVNKPTSWFTGSVSESTQHSENQRRENNPELSTVSCSQSAAVDSKCLLVSLQGGADAGGEDKTTEVPGEVTTRTHSSPADFPDHEYAQASSPPPGTPAAEEVPAAHSRKQRHSRRKKDTDTATAQSSEIHHECSQCGMLFPNSERLSDHHRKSHPVCSVCREQFTGILKLREHERTEHGLLPYTCDFCPKRFNHKAHRNLHVKARHTGEKSCHCDVCGKGYSCVSVLKTHRMTHFDKTFICDICGKSFYHACHLTRHKLVHQDARPYQCSTCGKGFTQAANLRSHQAIHTGERQLCSICGKSYRCLKNHVISKHSHELPADELLARDTIITCEVCGKKFPNLSQFKVHQRNHTGEKPFHCDLCGKSYRLKERLRDHRYTHSGKKPYSCLLCSKTFNMASSFLRHRSIHSGETPHSCHACGKHFRLLTFLKAHLQTKAHLRRTQQRPAPLTSMLHDQKYVDTQT